One Triticum dicoccoides isolate Atlit2015 ecotype Zavitan unplaced genomic scaffold, WEW_v2.0 scaffold86879, whole genome shotgun sequence genomic region harbors:
- the LOC119348148 gene encoding expansin-A24-like, with translation MAPARVVAVMLLAVGSVLLSVAADTATVPSPEPFIWQKAHATFYGGADASDTMGGVCGYGNLFSEGYGTRTAALSTVLFNDGAACGQCYKIACDRKRADPLFCKPGVTVTVTATNFCPPNDALPNDDGGWCNTPRPHFDMAQPAWEKIGVYKGGIIPVMYQRVPCVKRGGVRFKINGHDYFNLVLVSNVAAAGSIKSMDVKSSDSDDWMPMARNWGANWHSLVNLTGKMLSFRLTNTDGHTIVFNDVVPKGWTFGQSFVSKLQF, from the exons ATGGCTCCAGCTCGAGTTGTCGCCGTAATGCTGCTGGCGGTTGGCAGTGTGCTGCTGTCTGTGGCTGCGGACACCGCAACTGTGCCATCCCCAGAACCGTTCATCTGGCAGAAGGCGCATGCGACATTCTACGGTGGCGCTGACGCCTCCGACACAATGG GTGGTGTGTGCGGGTATGGCAACCTCTTCTCCGAAGGATACGGGACACGCACGGCCGCTTTGAGCACCGTGTTGTTTAATGATGGCGCCGCGTGCGGGCAGTGTTACAAGATTGCATGCGACCGCAAGCGTGCAGACCCGTTGTTTTGCAAGCCCGGCGTTACGGTCACCGTCACTGCCACAAACTTCTGTCCGCCCAACGACGCCCTCCCCAATGATGATGGCGGCTGGTGCAACACGCCAAGGCCGCACTTTGATATGGCCCAACCAGCCTGGGAGAAGATCGGTGTTTATAAAGGTGGCATCATCCCTGTCATGTACCAAAG AGTTCCGTGCGTGAAGCGGGGTGGTGTGAGGTTCAAAATCAATGGTCACGATTACTTCAATCTTGTGCTTGTGAGCAATGTTGCTGCAGCAGGATCGATCAAGTCCATGGATGTCAAGAGCTCTGATTCTGATGACTGGATGCCTATGGCACGCAATTGGGGCGCTAACTGGCACTCGTTGGTGAACCTGACTGGAAAGATGCTCTCTTTCAGACTAACAAACACTGATGGACACACTATTGTGTTTAACGACGTTGTGCCAAAGGGGTGGACCTTCGGGCAATCCTTTGTTAGCAAATTGCAATTCTAG